One genomic segment of Ictalurus punctatus breed USDA103 chromosome 4, Coco_2.0, whole genome shotgun sequence includes these proteins:
- the fam169b gene encoding protein FAM169B isoform X2 yields the protein MDSNSNLPVENLVNSHPVDLPCLDYDALCPVSNYLSSLESGRKSFHLPSGAEVKVTHDNIGKLRLFGEDEPPHYLLALHLPGDETQVVAIYLHHKWWPISDVLKTSSKSRNGLVFVESVMERVILFLLSQIVFGMLERSQEEHIYFSTHPVSEYGKIFWQDGEAVGFYTVKKKGSLCNRCTSQSYLLPVLDTVFVRRHWRRNGLAMQMLQDFCKSMPTDRVLGISYPISPSMYGVCKKYLETHQEQRERLYEVEAPGNWSQRRNVWLSILVQHQPTHSEHALVMMMRVHTSHNLLTNSSHAIKGRRACHDSQALNQACTGQDM from the exons ATGGATTCCAACTCTAACTTGCCTGTCGAAAATCTAG TGAATTCCCACCCAGTGGACCTGCCATGTCTGGATTATGATGCATTGTGCCCTGTCTCTAACTACCTATCAAGTCTGGAGTCAGGCAGGAAGTCATTTCACCTTCCCAGTGGAGCAGAG GTAAAAGTAACTCATGACAATATAGGAAAGCTCAGGCTGTTTGGGGAGGATGAACCACCTCATTACCTTCTTGCCCTCCATTTACCAGGAGATGAAACCCAAG TGGTTGCCATATACTTGCATCACAAATGGTGGCCCATCAGTGACGTTTTGAAGACATCCAGCAAATCCAGAAATGGTCTTGTATTT GTGGAGtcagtgatggagagagttaTACTGTTCCTGCTAAGTCAGATTGTGTTTGGAATGTTGGAAAGGTCTCAGGAAGAACACATATATTTCTCAACTCATCCTGTGTCAGAATATGGCAAAATCTTCTGGCAAGATGGAGAAGCAGTTGGCTTTTACACTGTTAAAAAGAAAG GAAGCCTGTGCAATAGATGCACTAGTCAGAGTTACCTTCTCCCTGTGCTGGACACTGTGTTTGTGCGCCGCCACTGGAGGAGGAATGGCCTAGCCATGCAGATGCTCCAGGATTTCTGCAAGTCCATGCCCACAGATAGGGTGCTGGGCATTAGCTACCCCATATCTCCCAGTATGTATGGAG TATGCAAGAAGTACCTAGAGACTCACCAGGAACAAAGGGAGCGACTCTACGAAGTGGAGGCTCCTGGGAATTGGAGTCAGAGACGCAACGTGTGGTTGAGCATACTAGTCCAGCACCAGCCAACACACAGTGAGCATGCTCTAGTGATGATG ATGAGAGTCCACACATCACACAATCTACTGACAAACAGCTCACATGCAATAAAGGGAAG ACGAGCATGCCACGACTCACAGGCACTGAACCAAGCATGTACCGGACAAGATATGTAG
- the arpin gene encoding arpin, producing the protein MSRIYDNTALQNKPVHNEKLSSSWEPSVYQSGRGVILEGTFVDVSRHALTDIYNKKVRYNVLYVKPSQIHCRKYDSKGNEIEPNFSESRKVNTGYLMSSYKLEAKGESDRLTEEQLKGLVNKKELLSITQKHCPNQAFAFWILEAELEKTELEIGQDIRLKTKGDGPFIFSFAKLDAGTVTKCNFAGDGAAGESWTDKIMANKGDAASEAKPAALGDRAEENEWDD; encoded by the exons ATGAGTCGGATATATGACAACACAGCGTTACAAAATAAACCGGTTCATAACGAGAAATTGTCTTCTTCGTGGGAGCCATCTGTCTATCAGAG TGGCCGTGGAGTGATTTTAGAGGGGACATTTGTTGATGTGTCTCGCCATGCACTTACCGACATCTACAATAAAAAG GTGCGCTATAACGTCCTGTACGTCAAGCCAAGTCAAATCCACTGCAGAAAATATGATTCCAAGGGCAATGAGATCGAGCCCAACTTCAGTGAATCCAGAAAAGTCAACACAGGTTATCTTATGTCATCCTACA AATTGGAGGCAAAAGGTGAATCAGATCGTCTTACTGAGGAACAGCTGAAGGGCTTAGTGAACAAAAAGGAACTGCTTAGTATCACACAGAAGCATTGTCCCAACCAAGCCTTTGCATTCTGGATCTTGGAGGCTGAACTGGAGAAGACAGAGCTGGAGATAGGTCAAGATATCCGCTTAAAGACTAAAGGAGATGGTCCCTTTATCT TCTCTTTTGCCAAGTTAGATGCTGGCACTGTGACAAAGTGCAATTTTGCAGGAGATGGGGCAGCTGGGGAATCATGGACAGACAAAATAATGGCAAACAAAGGAGATGCGGCAAGTGAAGCGAAGCCAGCTGCACTGGGTGACAGGGCTGAGGAGAATGAGTGG GATGACTGA
- the fam169b gene encoding protein FAM169B isoform X1, whose protein sequence is MDSNSNLPVENLVNSHPVDLPCLDYDALCPVSNYLSSLESGRKSFHLPSGAEVKVTHDNIGKLRLFGEDEPPHYLLALHLPGDETQVVAIYLHHKWWPISDVLKTSSKSRNGLVFVESVMERVILFLLSQIVFGMLERSQEEHIYFSTHPVSEYGKIFWQDGEAVGFYTVKKKGSLCNRCTSQSYLLPVLDTVFVRRHWRRNGLAMQMLQDFCKSMPTDRVLGISYPISPSMYGVCKKYLETHQEQRERLYEVEAPGNWSQRRNVWLSILVQHQPTHNESPHITQSTDKQLTCNKGKTSMPRLTGTEPSMYRTRYVEKQLTDRAGTPQKCKKAKIS, encoded by the exons ATGGATTCCAACTCTAACTTGCCTGTCGAAAATCTAG TGAATTCCCACCCAGTGGACCTGCCATGTCTGGATTATGATGCATTGTGCCCTGTCTCTAACTACCTATCAAGTCTGGAGTCAGGCAGGAAGTCATTTCACCTTCCCAGTGGAGCAGAG GTAAAAGTAACTCATGACAATATAGGAAAGCTCAGGCTGTTTGGGGAGGATGAACCACCTCATTACCTTCTTGCCCTCCATTTACCAGGAGATGAAACCCAAG TGGTTGCCATATACTTGCATCACAAATGGTGGCCCATCAGTGACGTTTTGAAGACATCCAGCAAATCCAGAAATGGTCTTGTATTT GTGGAGtcagtgatggagagagttaTACTGTTCCTGCTAAGTCAGATTGTGTTTGGAATGTTGGAAAGGTCTCAGGAAGAACACATATATTTCTCAACTCATCCTGTGTCAGAATATGGCAAAATCTTCTGGCAAGATGGAGAAGCAGTTGGCTTTTACACTGTTAAAAAGAAAG GAAGCCTGTGCAATAGATGCACTAGTCAGAGTTACCTTCTCCCTGTGCTGGACACTGTGTTTGTGCGCCGCCACTGGAGGAGGAATGGCCTAGCCATGCAGATGCTCCAGGATTTCTGCAAGTCCATGCCCACAGATAGGGTGCTGGGCATTAGCTACCCCATATCTCCCAGTATGTATGGAG TATGCAAGAAGTACCTAGAGACTCACCAGGAACAAAGGGAGCGACTCTACGAAGTGGAGGCTCCTGGGAATTGGAGTCAGAGACGCAACGTGTGGTTGAGCATACTAGTCCAGCACCAGCCAACACACA ATGAGAGTCCACACATCACACAATCTACTGACAAACAGCTCACATGCAATAAAGGGAAG ACGAGCATGCCACGACTCACAGGCACTGAACCAAGCATGTACCGGACAAGATATGTAGAGAAGCAACTAACTGACCGGGCTGGGACACCACAGAAGTGTAAAAAAGCCAAGATATCCTAG